The DNA window GTGGTTTGACGCTGGAACTTATGATGGACTGTTAGAAGCTTCAAACTTTATTGAAACGATACAAAAAAGACAGTCAATGTATATAGGTTGTATAGAAGAAATAGCCTTTAGAAAAGGTTTTATCAATAGAGAACAACTACTAAAACTAGGTAAATCACTAGAAAAGACTGATTATGGGAAATACTTGATTGAACTTGCGGAAGGTAAAATTTAAACGCGAGGGAATTACATTCCCCCGCTTAACAAGTTTTTGGGAAGGGAACCACAACAAACTAAAAACTACTACTTGCCCTTCTGTTTGGTATCCTTCTTCTTATCCTTATCTTTGTCCTTTTGTTCTTCCTTTGGCTGTTCTACCGTTGTCTGCTGAGGTTTCAACTCTTCTACCTGTTGTGTTTGTTGCTCTTTCGGTTGGGTATCACTACTTTGAGTTTGGGTATCAACACCTAGTTCTTTCATCTGTTTCTTTCTCTTCTCAAGCTCTTCCATAAACTGTAGTTCTCTTATCTTCTCCTCAGTGTAAGCAAATGCACTCCTTGGCAGCCTATACCTGTAAACCAAACTAAATGAATGCGATAGGTCACCCAATCCTGCTAGCATATTAGGCATAACTCCAACTGAATAATCCATATTGACCTCGTGCTCGTCCGCAAATACATATCCAAATGTTAGCCCAAAGCTCACATTAGCAAACTGGTAAAGCCCAAACTCATAACCTAGTCTAAATCCTATTATCTTATTCAAGAACCACGTCTCTGAACCTAGGTGGTATGTCAAGTCCAACTCTCTGTTGTCACCCGGCTCTCTCTCTGTCTGTGTTACTCCAGCACCTATCATCACATCTTCAAAAACATCAAAGAAGCTACCTACTATCCAGTTAGCACCAAATTTTATTTTTCTCGGAAGTGTGGATTCATTACCTTCAATTATCGCAGTATTTGGCTTGATAAGGTTCTGAATAGCAAAACCTAGTCTTATGGTATAACTAAAGTCATAGGTAACACCTACATCCAAACCAAAACCCCAAGCACTCAATCTATCACCTAAATATGGATTAACTTGAGTATCTGGGTTAGGAACTAGTCCTAGATTGTAAACATTCAGTTTAATACCCGCTGATATCCTTGCACCCTTTGATATGAAATCATCAAGATTTTTACCATAACTAAAGCTAATAGCCTGCTCATAATACAAATCTAAAACATTGAACCTTGAATACGAAAAACCAATAGCACCATCTCTAAAGAAATATGGGACATTGCCACCCATTACAAGACCTGCTAGATAGTCCATTCCCGCATACCCTCTATTACTGAAAGGTATCACTCCAAAGATACTAAACATATTCATACTGGTATCGTCTAGATAGCCTATCGGAAGCCCAAAATTCACCCTACCTTCTATATTTTTAGTATTCGCTATCAAAGCAGGATTATATTCCATTCCATTAATACCATCAAATATTCCAAACATAGCATTACCGAAACCCTTTGCCCTAACGCTAGTGCCTCTGTCAAGGTATTCAAAAGCAGCCTCAGCGTATATAGAGATAAGAAACACAAACAAAATGATCCCAAAAGCTAATCTCTTCATACAATACCTCCACTACTTAACGAGGATAACAGTCCCTCTATACCCAACTGTATCCCCTGCTACAACTACAAATATATAAACACCATTCCTGACATATACTCCATCATGATCCTTACCATCCCAATAGACCTCTCCTTGTCCGAAGCTACCATCACCTTCTAGTTCTCTGACCAACTTACCACCCATATCATATATCCTTACCTTATACTTATCGTAAGACTTATCTAACTCAAAGGTAATTTTCAAAACTCCATACCTACTATCAACATTCGCATTTTTCACATTAGGAGTAAATGGATTTGGTGAAGCTTTTACATTTCTTACAATTCCTTCCGTTTTAACACTACCTCCATCACCCATAACTGTATAGACTCTGTGTAGATATCTAGTCTTTATATACACAAAGTTTTTGTCCTTATCAACTTTACCACCTATTCTCACCCACTCCTTAGTAGTATCTTTCCAGTACCATACGCTCAATTTATCCTCACTCCAACCTTGGGAAGATATATAATTCTCATCGTAGTAGAACTTGAGTATAATATCACTCTTGAGAGGATTTTCAAATATATAATCACCGGGTATAGTTCTCATAACCAACTCATAAACCTTCATAGAGTTTATGTCATTGAACCTACCGGCATTTTTGGTATCTATCGCTCCTTTCTGTTCTTCTGCGGTAGCATTTCTAACTATGATGTCAACAGAGAAGTCATTAAGTAA is part of the Spirochaetota bacterium genome and encodes:
- the traF gene encoding conjugal transfer protein TraF; translated protein: MKRLAFGIILFVFLISIYAEAAFEYLDRGTSVRAKGFGNAMFGIFDGINGMEYNPALIANTKNIEGRVNFGLPIGYLDDTSMNMFSIFGVIPFSNRGYAGMDYLAGLVMGGNVPYFFRDGAIGFSYSRFNVLDLYYEQAISFSYGKNLDDFISKGARISAGIKLNVYNLGLVPNPDTQVNPYLGDRLSAWGFGLDVGVTYDFSYTIRLGFAIQNLIKPNTAIIEGNESTLPRKIKFGANWIVGSFFDVFEDVMIGAGVTQTEREPGDNRELDLTYHLGSETWFLNKIIGFRLGYEFGLYQFANVSFGLTFGYVFADEHEVNMDYSVGVMPNMLAGLGDLSHSFSLVYRYRLPRSAFAYTEEKIRELQFMEELEKRKKQMKELGVDTQTQSSDTQPKEQQTQQVEELKPQQTTVEQPKEEQKDKDKDKKKDTKQKGK